In Colletotrichum higginsianum IMI 349063 chromosome 1, whole genome shotgun sequence, one genomic interval encodes:
- a CDS encoding Base excision DNA repair protein, whose translation MRTRSASTATASIMKQPKRKREDVEDSDVKKATRGRGRPRKTPRSPPSEAEEETSPTPTSEMQLKKSSSPVPQVKVEAASQQRQTEGSPSAAKTLSEKKYAAWSKHATSSPYPDFPRPTPEECRTAHDILERLHGDVVRENFADPDAPSLEYPYVMDALVVAALSQATSWANAKRAMKNMKAVYGSTFNYEAIVEGGMDKLVDALRPGGMQNRKAKILMRLLHDVKERHGKWDLQHLFNASDEEAVKEVVSYWGLGPKCAFCLLSICLKRDAFAVDTHIYRITGLWGWRPKDASKELAQAHLDARIPNEIKYALHYQFIVHGRQCPACRGNGDSKARCEYKVALKEVEKKSKGYSPKKEEL comes from the coding sequence ATGCGAACAAGATCTGCctccacggccacggccagcATCATGAAGCAACCCAAGAGAAAACgagaggacgtcgaggactcCGATGTGAAGAAAGCAACGAGAGGCCGTGGTCGTCCTCGCAAGACGCCGCGCAGCCCCCCAtccgaagccgaggaagaaACCTCCCCAACCCCCACCAGTGAAATGCAACTCAAGAAGTCATCATCGCCTGTGCCGCAAgtcaaggtcgaggccgcgTCCCAACAACGCCAGACTGAAGGCTCACCGTCCGCCGCCAAGACGCTCTCCGAAAAGAAATATGCGGCGTGGTCGAAGCAcgccacgtcgtcgccgtacCCCGACTTCCCGCGCCCGACGCCGGAGGAGTGCCGGACGGCGCACGACATCCTCGAGAGGCTCCACGGCGACGTGGTGCGCGAGAACTTCGCCGACCCGGACGCGCCGTCCCTGGAGTACCCGTACGTCATGGACGCGCTCGTCGTGGCGGCCCTCAGCCAGGCGACGAGCTGGGCCAACGCCAAGCGGGCGATGAAGAACATGAAGGCCGTCTACGGCTCGACCTTCAACtacgaggccatcgtcgagggcggcatggACAAGCTGGTGGACGCGCTGCGGCCCGGCGGCATGCAGAACCGCAAGGCCAAGATCCTGATGCGGCTGCTGCACGACGTCAAGGAGCGCCACGGGAAGTGGGACCTGCAGCACCTCTTCAACGcgagcgacgaggaggccgtgaAGGAGGTCGTGAGCTACTGGGGCCTCGGGCCCAAGTGCGCGTTCTGCCTGCTGAGCATCTGCCTCAAGAGGGACGCGTTCGCGGTGGACACGCACATCTACCGCATCACCGGGCTCTGGGGCTGGCGGCCCAAGGACGCGTCCAAGGAGCTGGCGCAGGcccacctcgacgcccgcaTCCCCAACGAGATCAAGTATGCGCTGCATTACCAGTTCATCGTGCATGGCCGACAGTGTCCGGCCTGCCGCGGCAACGGGGACAGCAAGGCGAGGTGTGAGTACAAGGTGGCGCTcaaggaggtcgagaagaagtCGAAGGGATATTCCCCCAAGAAAGAGGAGCTTTGA
- a CDS encoding NAD dependent epimerase/dehydratase: protein MSTAASLRRDGIYRNLPTFDDSVTGLTAIITGANGISGFNTMRALLSSPERWTKIYALSRSPPPEPMMALLSPEARSRVEVVTCDFLKDAETLGETFKRAGVRHADHVFFYSYIHKDWSEAEALVESNAALLENFLGALEIAGVRPARFVLQTGGKNYGMHIGRVRTPVVESDPQPRHLQPNFYYPQEDLLRAFCERNGVSWNVIRPAAVIGTSMHAGMNTFYPFAVYAIVQARKGEPIAFGGDWEQWQFEFYHCSATMTGYLTEWAVLQEDCANEAFNAQDGGPLSWERYFSELARWFGAEGVVPPPDDESNLKTIEGKRGKDTPLGYGPPLSAKQSFSLFDWAKDDKNAAVWREVMEESGGKITEDPFKDPEFFLTSNFAYTRFGSLCLNKARRFGWTGFVDTTESIFEMYQEMEKLGMLPAMEVPSARPLC, encoded by the coding sequence ATgagcaccgccgcctcccttcGCCGTGACGGCATCTACAGAAACCTGCCGACCTTTGACGACTCCGTCACCGGGCTCacggccatcatcaccggcgccaacggcatcTCGGGCTTCAACACCATGCGAGCTCTGCTCAGCAGCCCCGAGCGCTGGACCAAGATCTACGCCCTCTCGCGCAGCCCGCCCCCGGAGCCCATGATGGCCCTGCTCTCGCCCGAGGCCCGCTCccgcgtcgaggtcgtcaccTGCGACTTcctcaaggacgccgagacCCTCGGCGAAACCTTCAAGCGCGCCGGCGTCCGCCACGCCGACCACGTCTTCTTCTACTCCTACATCCACAAGGACTGGTCCGAGGCCGAAGCTCTCGTCGAGAGCAacgccgcccttctcgagaacttcctcggcgccctcgagatcgCCGGCGTCAGGCCCGCCCGCTTCGTCCTCCAGACCGGCGGCAAGAACTACGGCATGCACATCGGCCGCGTGCGCACGCCGGTCGTCGAGTCGGACCCCCAGCCGCGCCACCTCCAGCCCAACTTCTACTACCCGCAGGAGGACCTGCTCAGGGCCTTCTGCGAGAGGAACGGCGTTTCGTGGAACGTCAtccgccccgccgccgtcatcggcacCTCGATGCACGCCGGCATGAACACCTTCTACCCCTTCGCCGTGTACGCCATCGTGCAGGCGCGCAAGGGCGAGCCCATCGCCTTCGGCGGCGACTGGGAGCAGTGGCAGTTCGAGTTCTACCACTGCTCCGCCACCATGACGGGCTACCTGACCGAGTGGGCGGTCCTGCAGGAGGACTGCGCCAACGAGGCCTTCAACGCCCAGGACGGCGGGCCCCTCAGCTGGGAGCGCTACTTCAGCGAGCTGGCCCGCTGgttcggcgccgagggcgtcgtccCGCCCCCGGATGACGAGTCGAACCTCAAGACGATCGAGGGGAAGCGCGGCAAGGACACGCCCCTCGGCTACGGACCGCCCCTGTCGGCCAAGCAGAGCTTCTCCCTGTTCGACTGGGccaaggacgacaagaacgCCGCCGTCTGGCGGGAGGTCATGGAGGAGTCGGGCGGCAAGATCACGGAGGACCCCTTCAAGGACCCGGAGTTCTTTCTCACGAGCAATTTTGCGTACACGAGGTTTGGCAGCCTGTGCCTGAACAAGGCCAGAAGGTTCGGGTGGACTGGGTTCGTCGACACCACGGAGAGCATCTTTGAGATGTACCAGGAGATGGAGAAGCTCGGCATGCTCCCAGCGATGGAGGTCCCCTCGGCTCGTCCTCTGTGTTAG